From Primulina tabacum isolate GXHZ01 chromosome 2, ASM2559414v2, whole genome shotgun sequence, one genomic window encodes:
- the LOC142534536 gene encoding LOW QUALITY PROTEIN: BTB/POZ domain-containing protein At1g30440-like (The sequence of the model RefSeq protein was modified relative to this genomic sequence to represent the inferred CDS: deleted 1 base in 1 codon) yields the protein MACMKLGSKTDAFQKQGQAWFCTTGLPSDIVVEVGEMSFHLHKFPLLSRSGVMERLIAEASEGGVSIIKLPDVPGGTKSFELVAKFCYGVKLELTAANVVYLRCAAEHLEMTEEYGEGNLISQTEIFLHQVVLRNWKDSLKALQTCDDILSYAEELQVPKRCIDCLAAKACTDPNLFGWPVMEHGGPMQSPGGSVLWNGISTGARPRNSNSDWWYEDASSLSLPLYKRLISALESRGVKQEIIAGSLNSYARKYLPGLNRRQGASESSNRLAPVGSVVSLPEEDQKLLLEEIDHLLPMQKGLVPTNFLFGLLKTAKILRVNPSFTSNLEKRIGVQLDQATLEDLLMPNFSYSMETLYDVDCVYRILEHFMAVDQVLGGASPGSDDGHLMGSPSLTPITMVAKLIDGYLAEVAPDVNLKLPKFQSLMAAVPEYARPLDDGLYRAIDIYLKSHPWLAESDREQLCRLMDCQKLSLEACTHAAQNERLPLRIIVQVLFFEQLQLRTSIAGCFLVSENLDGSRQLRSGLMGQNDGGWANAVRENQVLKVGMDSMRMRVSQLEKECSNMRQEIEKLGRGKESSAWGNVSKKFGFRLKSQMCSAQEESVSKHNSSGSVKTEKGGRHTVKIEKAKDKNGKEKRKLTSD from the exons ATGGCATGCATGAAATTGGGATCTAAAACTGATGCATTTCAGAAGCAAGGCCAAGCCTG GTTCTGCACAACCGGTCTCCCCAGTGATATAGTCGTTGAAGTTGGGGAAATGTCCTTTCATCTTCACAAG TTTCCGTTGCTCTCAAGAAGTGGGGTTATGGAAAGACTAATTGCAGAGGCGTCTGAAGGAGGAGTATCTATCATTAAGCTTCCTGATGTTCCTGGAGGGACAAAATCTTTTGAACTTGTAGCTAAATTCTGCTACGGGGTTAAACTCGAACTTACTGCTGCTAATGTGGTATACCTTCGGTGTGCTGCCGAACATCTTGAAATGACTGAAGAATACGGGGAGGGAAACCTCATTTCTCAGACTGAAATATTTCTCCATCAAGTGGTTCTACGTAACTGGAAGGACTCTTTGAAAGCACTCCAAACCTGTGATGATATTCTCTCTTATGCTGAGGAACTCCAAGTCCCTAAAAGATGCATTGATTGTTTAGCTGCAAAGGCATGTACCGACCCAAATTTGTTTGGGTGGCCTGTGATGGAGCATGGTGGTCCGATGCAAAGTCCTGGAGGAAGCGTTTTATGGAATGGGATAAGCACCGGCGCTAGGCCAAGAAATTCGAATTCAGATTGGTGGTATGAGGATGCATCATCTCTAAGCTTACCTCTTTACAAAAGGTTAATATCGGCGTTGGAATCTCGGGGAGTAAAACAGGAAATTATCGCTGGTTCTCTTAATTCTTATGCAAGAAAGTACCTGCCAGGACTAAACCGGCGCCAGGGTGCCAGTGAGTCCAGCAACCGGCTTGCACCAGTGGGATCGGTGGTCTCATTACCTGAAGAGGATCAAAAGCTGCTTCTCGAAGAGATTGACCATTTACTCCCGATGCAGAAGGGTCTGGTCCCAACCAACTTTCTATTTGGTTTACTTAAAACAGCCAAGATTCTTCGAGTAAACCCCTCTTTCACATCGAATTTGGAGAAAAGGATAGGCGTCCAGCTCGATCAAGCGACTCTAGAGGATCTATTGATGCCGAATTTTTCGTACTCCATGGAAACCCTGTATGATGTGGATTGCGTGTATCGGATTCTAGAACATTTCATGGCTGTGGATCAGGTACTCGGTGGTGCATCTCCAGGTTCTGATGATGGTCACTTAATGGGATCACCATCTCTGACACCGATCACGATGGTTGCCAAACTGATTGATGGGTACCTTGCGGAGGTTGCACCAGACGTTAATCTGAAACTCCCGAAATTTCAGTCTTTAATGGCTGCTGTTCCTGAATATGCACGTCCCTTGGATGACGGTCTTTATCGTGCCATAGATATTTATCTCAAG TCCCATCCATGGCTAGCAGAATCAGACAGGGAGCAACTCTGCCGGCTTATGGACTGCCAGAAACTGTCATTGGAAGCTTGCACCCATGCGGCTCAGAACGAAAGGCTTCCTCTGAGAATAATAGTCCAAGTCCTCTTCTTTGAGCAGCTGCAACTGAGGACTTCAATAGCAGGCTGCTTCCTCGTCTCGGAAAATCTTGACGGGTCGAGACAATTAAGG AGCGGGTTGATGGGTCAAAATGATGGAGGGTGGGCCAACGCTGTCCGTGAAAACCAGGTCTTGAAAGTAGGCATGGATAGCATGAGGATGAGAGTTTCCCAGCTCGAAAAGGAGTGCTCTAACATGCGGCAAGAAATCGAGAAACTAGGTCGGGGCAAAGAATCCAGCGCCTGGGGGAACGTCTCAAAGAAGTTTGGGTTCCGATTGAAGTCTCAAATGTGCAGTGCTCAAGAGGAATCTGTCAGCAAGCACAACAGCAGTGGTAGTGTGAAAACGGAGAAGGGTGGGAGACATACCGTAAAAATCGAGAAGGCGAAAGATAAAAACGGGAAGGAGAAGAGAAAGCTGACTTCAGATTAA
- the LOC142538005 gene encoding major pollen allergen Ole e 10-like, translating into MAKKIWVLLKFVQCFLIFAVEAVVVQEKAEAAVPVTTLSPPEGNTTFLGGTTWCVARAGVSAINLQIALDWACGLGKADCGPIQAGGPCFNPNSLLSHASYAFNSYYQQNGNSDIACYFGGTATLTQNNPSYDKCLFGTSGSVQSKANSMRCEAESYWWKIEVILVYVFILNKKWS; encoded by the exons TTTTCGCGGTGGAGGCAGTGGTGGTACAAGAAAAGGCAGAAGCCGCTGTCCCGGTTACAACTCTATCTCCGCCGGAGGGGAACACCACATTCCTCGGCGGCACGACGTGGTGTGTGGCCCGGGCTGGCGTGTCCGCTATTAATCTACAGATCGCGCTGGATTGGGCCTGCGGGCTCGGCAAAGCGGACTGCGGACCAATCCAAGCCGGCGGGCCGTGCTTCAACCCGAACTCGCTGCTTTCGCATGCGTCCTATGCCTTCAACAGCTACTACCAACAGAATGGAAACTCTGACATCGCTTGCTATTTTGGTGGGACTGCTACTTTGACTCAAAACAATCCTA GTTATGATAAATGTCTTTTTGGGACTTCAGG ATCTGTACAATCAAAGGCAAATTCCATGAGGTGTGAAGCAGAGAGTTATTGGTGGAAGATTGAAGTAATTCTTGTTTACGTTTTTATACTTAATAAGAAATGGTCTTAA